In Candidatus Paceibacterota bacterium, a genomic segment contains:
- the rpmF gene encoding 50S ribosomal protein L32 gives MRTTKSKTGMRRSHHALEKPATTVDTDGVMHYKHRATAETGKYRGRQVVDVEKKLEKKRVKQQKKLEEADSASE, from the coding sequence ATGCGAACAACAAAATCGAAGACCGGCATGCGCCGATCTCACCACGCACTTGAAAAGCCGGCAACAACCGTTGACACTGACGGTGTGATGCACTACAAGCACCGGGCTACAGCAGAGACCGGTAAGTATCGAGGTCGACAAGTGGTCGATGTTGAGAAAAAGCTTGAAAAAAAGCGGGTGAAGCAGCAGAAGAAACTTGAGGAGGCAGACTCCGCTTCGGAGTAA
- a CDS encoding ribonuclease HII — MPKYLIGIDEAGRGPLAGPLSVAAVCVPVGVNILDICEGVTDSKKLSPERREEIYRVLENAQIKNSRPRSSDKAMQHRVLHRGGEVCMYAHTHVMPSTLDRWGMTKSLQVAVARVLGKLPVDPKEVRVLLDGSLKAPAEYENQETIIKGDCSESIIGAASIIAKVRRDQSMVRYAKQYPEYGFEQHKGYGTVVHRARIKKYGPCVIHRKRFIKRLIRDL, encoded by the coding sequence ATGCCCAAATATCTTATAGGAATTGATGAAGCCGGCCGTGGCCCTCTTGCCGGACCGCTCTCGGTAGCGGCGGTGTGTGTGCCGGTAGGAGTGAATATTTTGGACATCTGTGAGGGGGTAACTGACTCCAAAAAGCTCTCGCCGGAACGTCGCGAGGAGATCTATCGCGTACTTGAAAATGCCCAAATTAAAAATAGCAGACCCCGGAGTTCGGATAAGGCTATGCAACACCGGGTGTTGCATAGGGGCGGGGAGGTATGTATGTACGCGCATACGCACGTAATGCCGTCGACACTTGACCGGTGGGGTATGACCAAGTCGCTTCAGGTTGCGGTGGCTCGGGTGCTTGGGAAATTGCCGGTCGATCCGAAGGAAGTAAGAGTGTTGCTCGACGGCTCTTTGAAAGCACCGGCTGAATACGAGAACCAGGAGACGATCATTAAAGGTGACTGCTCTGAGTCGATCATCGGCGCGGCATCGATCATTGCCAAGGTACGCCGGGACCAGTCAATGGTGCGGTATGCTAAGCAGTATCCCGAATACGGTTTCGAGCAACATAAAGGGTATGGCACAGTAGTGCACCGGGCTAGAATCAAAAAATATGGTCCATGTGTCATTCACCGGAAACGTTTTATCAAACGTTTGATCCGGGATCTATGA
- the nusB gene encoding transcription antitermination factor NusB — protein sequence MANRHLSRSIVLQSLYEWDFGNKSPEEGVVILDRNVEEFAPGMGDYTFIKALFSGVIEKQKDLDTIIEKAAPDWPIDKIATVDRNILRLGLYELLFGDRSEVPPKVAINEAIELAKSFGGDTSSKFVNGVLGAVYKEMGEPGKEETSKRKNIDPNAKLPEKTLCGAVVYARDNDKLYLALVHDIFGHWTLSKGRIQEGEEKEDGVKREVKEEIGLDVDVQTKLGENSYVASDPEIGKLRKNVTYFLAESPYTEVKLAESGGLDDARWFTLDEVADLNFYDDIVPLITKAVSILQEDK from the coding sequence ATGGCAAATCGGCATCTTTCACGATCAATCGTGTTGCAGTCTCTCTATGAATGGGATTTCGGCAACAAAAGCCCGGAGGAGGGTGTAGTAATTCTCGACCGTAACGTTGAGGAGTTCGCTCCAGGAATGGGCGATTATACGTTTATCAAAGCGCTTTTTTCAGGCGTGATAGAAAAACAAAAGGACCTTGATACCATCATTGAAAAGGCCGCGCCGGATTGGCCGATCGACAAGATAGCGACCGTCGATCGCAATATTCTGCGCCTTGGCCTCTATGAACTCCTTTTTGGTGATCGTAGCGAGGTTCCCCCGAAAGTAGCTATTAATGAGGCGATCGAGCTTGCCAAAAGTTTTGGTGGTGATACGTCGAGTAAGTTCGTGAACGGTGTGCTTGGGGCGGTTTATAAAGAAATGGGTGAACCGGGAAAAGAAGAGACGTCCAAGCGTAAGAATATCGATCCAAATGCAAAGTTGCCGGAGAAAACTCTTTGTGGCGCTGTTGTGTATGCTCGAGATAACGACAAGCTGTACTTAGCACTCGTTCACGATATCTTTGGTCACTGGACACTCAGTAAAGGCCGAATCCAGGAAGGAGAGGAGAAGGAAGACGGTGTAAAGCGTGAAGTGAAGGAAGAGATCGGTCTTGATGTTGATGTGCAGACCAAGCTCGGAGAAAACAGCTATGTTGCTTCTGATCCGGAGATAGGAAAACTGCGAAAGAACGTAACATACTTCCTCGCTGAGTCACCATACACTGAGGTTAAACTTGCCGAATCTGGCGGACTCGATGATGCCCGATGGTTTACGCTCGACGAAGTGGCCGACTTGAACTTTTACGACGATATCGTGCCGCTTATCACCAAAGCAGTGAGCATACTCCAAGAAGATAAATAA